In Miscanthus floridulus cultivar M001 chromosome 5, ASM1932011v1, whole genome shotgun sequence, one genomic interval encodes:
- the LOC136452382 gene encoding uncharacterized protein translates to MVEPQRVHRDADGDLPHAVTAPLLAHPPSPAEPSPATVGSPEITDEEIDAASAAYCRICLESDSEHGDELISPCMCKGTQQFVHRSCLDHWRSVKEGTAFSHCTTCKARFHLRVECLEDDICRRMKFRLFVARDVIAIFLVIQATIAAIGGMAYFLDKDGSFRNKFSDDWEWFLSKHPVPFYYCVGVVAFFVLVGFVGLILHLSSYNNNDPCLVGSRDCCFGWGLVDLPASMEACFAFTVIFVIMLAILGVAYGFFAATVAIQRIWQRHYHILTKKELTKGYVVEDLPGGYTPPKMDPEHEQRLKVLQLM, encoded by the exons ATGGTCGAGCCGCAGCGCGTTCATCGCGACGCCGACGGCGATCTCCCCCACGCCGTGACCGCTCCCCTTCTCGCGCACCCACCGTCGCCGGCTGAGCCTTCGCCTGCGACCGTTGGTTCACCGGAGATAACCGACGAGGAGATCGACGCCGCGTCCGCCGCCTACTGCCGCATCTGCCTCGAGTCCGACTCTGAGCATG GTGATGAGCTAATATCTCCATGTATGTGCAAGGGGACACAGCAGTTCGTGCATCGCTCCTGCCTTGACCACTGGAGGTCTGTTAAG GAAGGAACTGCCTTTTCACACTGCACAACATGCAAGGCGCGATTCCATCTACGGGTTGAATGTCTGGAGGATGACATTTGTCGTAGAATGAAGTTCCGGTTGTTTGTTGCAAGAGATGTTATCGCTATATTCCTTGTTATACAAGCT ACCATCGCAGCCATAGGTGGTATGGCATATTTTTTGGATAAAGATGGAAGCTTCAGAAACAAATTTTCTGATGATTGGGAATGGTTTCTGTCAAAGCATCCAGTGCCCTTTTACTACTGTGTTG GTGTGGTTGCGTTCTTTGTACTGGTTGGATTTGTTGGGCTAATATTACACCTCTCCTCTTACAACAACAACGATCCGTGCTTGGTTGGATCCCGTGATTGTTGCTTTGGGTGGGGTCTAGTGGACTTACCAGCTTCAATGGAAGCCTGTTTTGCTTTCACTGTCATATTTGTTATTATGTTGGCCATCCTTGGAGTTGCATATGGGTTCTTTGCGGCAACTGTGGCCATCCAGAGGATCTGGCAGCGGCACTACCACATACTTACCAAGAAGGAGCTGACAAAG GGATATGTGGTGGAGGACCTTCCTGGGGGTTACACACCGCCAAAGATGGATCCGGAGCATGAGCAGCGCTTGAAGGTGTTGCAGCTCATGTAG